One Falco cherrug isolate bFalChe1 chromosome 11, bFalChe1.pri, whole genome shotgun sequence DNA window includes the following coding sequences:
- the COMMD2 gene encoding COMM domain-containing protein 2 isoform X2, with the protein MLLVLSAEQRAHLGCLPRAGAAGKLNVGVDTVQRVVEGLTYLLTESCKLMISEIDFQDSIHVLGFSDELNKSLLQLYLDNRREIRSILGELAPKLPSYHSLEWRLDVQLASRSLRQQIKPAVTLKLHLNQNEDYTAQVLQTDPSTLLHLIQQLEQALGEMKTNHCRRIVRNMK; encoded by the exons atgctgctggtgctgtcGGCGGAGCAGCGGGCGCACCTGGGCTGTTTGCCGCGGGCGGGCGCCGCAG gaaaactgaacGTTGGAGTTGACACTGTTCAGCGTGTGGTAGAGGGACTAACATACCTTCTTACTGAAAGCTGCAAGCTCATG ATTTCAGAGATAGACTTCCAAGATTCCATTCACGTGCTGGGATTCTCTGATGAATTGAATaaatcactgctgcagctgtacCTTGACAACAGGAGAGAGATCAGAAGCATTCTTGGTGAGCTGGCCCCAAAGCTCCCCAGCTACCACAGTCTTGAATGGAGACTGGATGTGCAG CTTGCAAGCAGAAGTTTGAGACAACAGATTAAGCCTGCTGTGACTCTAAAGCTGCATCTTAATCAGAATGAAGATTACACTGCCCAGGTGTTGCAAACTGACCCTTCTACCCTCCTCCACCTAATTCAGCAGCTGGAACAAGCATTGGGGGAAATGAAGACAAACCATTGCAGAAGAATAGTGCGCAACATGAAATAG
- the COMMD2 gene encoding COMM domain-containing protein 2 isoform X1, whose protein sequence is MLLVLSAEQRAHLGCLPRAGAAAVGELGRLAVELLRRGAAPRACEAAARKLNVGVDTVQRVVEGLTYLLTESCKLMISEIDFQDSIHVLGFSDELNKSLLQLYLDNRREIRSILGELAPKLPSYHSLEWRLDVQLASRSLRQQIKPAVTLKLHLNQNEDYTAQVLQTDPSTLLHLIQQLEQALGEMKTNHCRRIVRNMK, encoded by the exons atgctgctggtgctgtcGGCGGAGCAGCGGGCGCACCTGGGCTGTTTGCCGCGGGCGGGCGCCGCAG CCGTCGGCGAGCTGGGGCGCCTGGCGGTGGAGCTTctgcggcggggcgcggcgccgcGGGCCTGCGAGGCAGCCGCCA gaaaactgaacGTTGGAGTTGACACTGTTCAGCGTGTGGTAGAGGGACTAACATACCTTCTTACTGAAAGCTGCAAGCTCATG ATTTCAGAGATAGACTTCCAAGATTCCATTCACGTGCTGGGATTCTCTGATGAATTGAATaaatcactgctgcagctgtacCTTGACAACAGGAGAGAGATCAGAAGCATTCTTGGTGAGCTGGCCCCAAAGCTCCCCAGCTACCACAGTCTTGAATGGAGACTGGATGTGCAG CTTGCAAGCAGAAGTTTGAGACAACAGATTAAGCCTGCTGTGACTCTAAAGCTGCATCTTAATCAGAATGAAGATTACACTGCCCAGGTGTTGCAAACTGACCCTTCTACCCTCCTCCACCTAATTCAGCAGCTGGAACAAGCATTGGGGGAAATGAAGACAAACCATTGCAGAAGAATAGTGCGCAACATGAAATAG